ACAAATAATACAGCTACAATCCGATGGATAACCGGTAGTGGCAGCTTCTTAATAACCTTTTGCCCAAAATAAACCACCGGTACATTTGCCAGCATCATGCCCAGTGTTGAGCCGATAACGACCATTACAAAGGCCTGATATTTTGCGGCAAGAGCAACTGTTGCAAGCTGCGTTTTATCCCCCATCTCTGCCATGAAGAATGCGGCAAAGGTGGTAAGAAAAATTCCAAGACCGCTGACCCCGCGTTCTTTTACATCAATATCATCCGCCTTATCGGGAATGAGCACCCAGCCCGCCATTGCAATGAACGAGATGCCCAATATCCAGCGCAGGGCATCCGGCCCGATGGTTTGTGTAATCAATTCACCAAAGTAAGCTGCGCCCGCA
This genomic interval from Alphaproteobacteria bacterium contains the following:
- a CDS encoding TMEM165/GDT1 family protein, translated to MIFEPFFVSSFMVALAELGDKTQLLSLCLICKFKKPLPIILGIFASTVINHAGAAYFGELITQTIGPDALRWILGISFIAMAGWVLIPDKADDIDVKERGVSGLGIFLTTFAAFFMAEMGDKTQLATVALAAKYQAFVMVVIGSTLGMMLANVPVVYFGQKVIKKLPLPVIHRIVAVLFVIIGILVLVGDAIRL